Part of the Opitutus sp. ER46 genome is shown below.
TCGTTCGGTCCGCGCCAAGGTCTATGCGCTGGCCGGCGGTCTGACCGCCGCCGCGGCGTGTGTGGCGCTCGTTTTCGTCGGCCAGTCGCCCAGCCAGAAATCGACTCCACTCGCCGCGCCGGTCGCCCAAACCACGCCGACCGTTGCGGCACCGACGGTCGCCGCGGTCGCCACCACCACCGCCGCTCCGGTTACGCGCGGTGGCATCGAGCGGCGCAGCTCGAGCGCCTTTTCGCTGAACAGCAACCTGCAGGCCGCCAGCCTGGTTTCCGCGGCCAACGGGCAGAACGATGCGCGCTTCGCGTGGCTCAATGATGTTCGCCTGACGCCGATCCAGGTCCCGGCGCCGGCTGACCCGCTGCGTTTCCAGGTGACGCCGGCGCTCTCGAACGAGAGCCGGACCTTTACGAGCGGAAACCGTCCGGCGCCGGCCGACATCCCCCACATCTCGATCCGGTTCGAGCGCTGAGGAGACTTTCGCCAGGTCCATCCGAGCCCCGCGGAGGGTGTCCGTGGGGCTTGTGGTTTTTCGGGCCGGCCGTTGGCCGTGGAAGGGGGCGTTACTTGACCGCCGCCCAGACGCGCTGGACGTCGTCGTGATCCTCGAGGGCCTGCAGAAAATCACCCACGTCGGCGCGCTGGGCGTCATCGAGATTCGGATACATCTTGGCGACGTAGCCGAGCTCGGCCGTGACGATGCTCCAGCCATTCTGCTTCAGCCAGGTGGAGGCGGCGTGCACCGCGGTGCGGTCGGTGAGGAAGCGGGCGCCGGTGCTGCCCTCGGGAATGTCGTCGTTCTGCTCGGAGGTGAGCCGTTCAAAATCGTTGGCCCCGGCCTCGATCGCCGCCGCCTCGATATCCGCCTGCGCATCGGCCTTGTGCGCCTCGACGATGCCGACGTGGTCGAAAAGGAACTTGTTGCTGCCGGCCCCGCCGAGCTGGCCGCGCTTGAAGAGCAGGCGGATCTCGCCGGCGGTGCGGTTGTGATTGTCGGTCATCACCTCGACGATCACGGCCACCTTGTGCGGCGCGTAGCCTTCGTACGTGACATGCTCGAGCATGAGCTTGTCATCGCCGACGCCCGCGCCCTTCTTGATGGCGCGTTCGATGACGTCTCGCGTCACGCTGGCCTTCTTGGCCTTTTCAACGGCGGCAAACAGCCGCGCGTTCGCTTCGATGTCCGGACCACCAAGCTTTGCGGCTACGGTGAGTTCCTTGACGAGTTTCCCGACAACCTGACCTTTCTTCAGGTTGACGATCGCACGTTTCGCGTGAAGCCATTGACGTCCCATGCGCGCTCAGCTTGGGAACCGCCGGCACCTCGGCAAGCTGAACTGTCAGTGATTACAGTCCCCGCTGTAGCAGAGTACGCACAGGACGAGGATCAGGACCGAGAAGATCGCCAGCAAAAGCATGAAGGTATCCGGGGGGACCGAGCGGGGAGGTAACTGAAGCTGGATGAAACGAAGCGACGTCTCCGAGGGAGGCCAGCCCAAAAACCGATTCTGACGGAGAATTCAGTTTCGCTTTGCCGCAGCCAACGGGTTGCAGGAGGGTTTTGGGGTGTCTTTGCCGCTACCGACCATCGTCCACCTCGACGCGGATGCGTTCTTCGTGTCCTGCGAATTGGCGCTGAAGCCCGAGCTTCGGGGGCGGAAGTGTGCCGTCGGCGGTCGGGAGCGGGGGATCATCTCGTCGGCGAGTTACGAGGCCCGGGCCTGTGGCGTGTACACTCCGATGCCGACCCGCCGGGCGTTGCAGGTGTGCCCCGACCTGGTGCTCCTGCCCCATACCGCCGGGCTCTATTCCCGGGTGTCGCGGCAGATGTTTGACCGCTGCGAGGAGATTACCCCGTTGGTGCAGCGCAATTCCATCGATGAGGGCTACCTCGATGTCGCGCCCTGTGGCTTCACGTCCTCGGCGCAGGTGGAGGAGGCGATGCGGGGCCTGCAGCGACGGCTTTGGGAGGAGCTCCAGATCCCGGTGTCCTTCGGCCTGGCAACGAACAAGCTGGTGGCCCAGATCGCGTCGAAGTTGCGCAAGCCCCGGGGGTTCGTGGTGGTGCCGCCAGGCACGGAGGGGGAGTTCCTTTGGCCGCTCGGGGTGGGTAAGTTGCCGGGAATCGGTCAGAAGACCGAGGTCACCCTGGCAGAGCGCCATGGGATCCGGCTGGTGCGGGACATCCTGGAGCGGTCGGAAACGGAGCTGCGGGTCATTTTTGGCCAGAGCTGGCCCGAGGTCGTCGCCATGGCGCGGGGCAGGGATGACCGCGCCGTCGAGGTCGATGACGAGGACGCCAAGAGTTACTCGCAGCAGGAGACGTTTGCGCGCGATGTGGCTGAGGTCGCGTTTATTGAACAGGTGGCCAAGGGCATGATCGACGAGTTGATGGCCAAGGTGCGACAGGATCATAAGCGGGTGCGGACGATGACCCTCAAGGTGCGGTATCCCGACTTTTCACAGGAGTCGCACGGGCGGACCCTGCCGGCGGCGACCGACCTTGAGGCACACTTCTATCCCCTGGTCATGCCGCTGCTGCAGGCGGCATGGCGGAAGCGGCGTCCGCTGCGCCTGATCAGCGTGCGGTTTTCCGGGGTGGAGGATGGCGGCGGGCAACTGGAGATGTTCGCGGATCAGGACGAAAAGCGCCGCCGGTTGGCGGGGGTGCTCGATCGCCTCAACATCAAGGGAGGCTCCCCGGTGGTCCGGCATGGCCACCAACTGCGGAAACCGTCGTGAGCACGTGCGTCCAGTCTGACCGGCAGGTGCACCTGTCCTACCAGAGCTGATACCTGCACGCGGGACGGCGTGCAGGCCGCGCCCGGATGTTATGCGCTGGTCAGTGACTCCGGAATCACTACTTTTCGCCGTGCGTTGACTCGTCGCTGCCGTACCCCAGCCATGAACCAGTCCGAGAACCCACGACCGCCCATCCTGCGGCTGGAACTATCGCCGGAGGTCCGCGATCCGCTGCTGCACAATTCATTGTGGGCGGCTGGCATCGGCGGCGGGCTGCTGTTGTTCGCAGCCTCACTGGCCAACCCCGAGCTGGATTGGCGGTTCACGCCGTTCCTGATCGCGTGGGTGCTGCAGGTTGCGGTGCTCGCCATGGCCCTTTGGCGGCGGGGCCCGTTCGGGGCCCGGGCGACGGTGCTGATGGTTTACGTGAATGCCCTCGCGCTGGGCGCGCTGGTCTACCGTACGTCGTCCGCCAACGCCGTTTTCCTGCTCGCCTTCGCGGTCTTGGTGCCGGGACTCCTGTTCGGCCGGCGCCTGATGATCGTCGGCTTTTTCCTGGCCCTGCTGTGGCTGGTGATCGCGGGGTACGGCTGGTCCCGGGGCATATTCCCTCCCCGCGGAGCCGTGCCGTCTCGGGCCCGCAGCGAGCCGCTCTACTGGATCGAGCAGGCGGGCGGCTTCGTGATCGGCGGCGGGGTGATCGTCATCGTCGTGCTGCTGCTGGTGTGGCAGCTCATGCGCCACAACGTCGAACA
Proteins encoded:
- a CDS encoding DNA polymerase IV: MPLPTIVHLDADAFFVSCELALKPELRGRKCAVGGRERGIISSASYEARACGVYTPMPTRRALQVCPDLVLLPHTAGLYSRVSRQMFDRCEEITPLVQRNSIDEGYLDVAPCGFTSSAQVEEAMRGLQRRLWEELQIPVSFGLATNKLVAQIASKLRKPRGFVVVPPGTEGEFLWPLGVGKLPGIGQKTEVTLAERHGIRLVRDILERSETELRVIFGQSWPEVVAMARGRDDRAVEVDDEDAKSYSQQETFARDVAEVAFIEQVAKGMIDELMAKVRQDHKRVRTMTLKVRYPDFSQESHGRTLPAATDLEAHFYPLVMPLLQAAWRKRRPLRLISVRFSGVEDGGGQLEMFADQDEKRRRLAGVLDRLNIKGGSPVVRHGHQLRKPS
- a CDS encoding zf-HC2 domain-containing protein: MKDSEFIELLNLYLDHEISAADAARLEAEVQGNPSRRRIYQDYCRMQKACRMLAEDFVSEPTPETSRKVIAFNAQPRRSVRAKVYALAGGLTAAAACVALVFVGQSPSQKSTPLAAPVAQTTPTVAAPTVAAVATTTAAPVTRGGIERRSSSAFSLNSNLQAASLVSAANGQNDARFAWLNDVRLTPIQVPAPADPLRFQVTPALSNESRTFTSGNRPAPADIPHISIRFER
- a CDS encoding YebC/PmpR family DNA-binding transcriptional regulator, encoding MGRQWLHAKRAIVNLKKGQVVGKLVKELTVAAKLGGPDIEANARLFAAVEKAKKASVTRDVIERAIKKGAGVGDDKLMLEHVTYEGYAPHKVAVIVEVMTDNHNRTAGEIRLLFKRGQLGGAGSNKFLFDHVGIVEAHKADAQADIEAAAIEAGANDFERLTSEQNDDIPEGSTGARFLTDRTAVHAASTWLKQNGWSIVTAELGYVAKMYPNLDDAQRADVGDFLQALEDHDDVQRVWAAVK